One window of Phycisphaeraceae bacterium genomic DNA carries:
- the metK gene encoding methionine adenosyltransferase has product MGRSHLFTSESVSMGHPDKVADQISDAILDAMLGEDPYSRVACETMVSTGMVVVAGEVTTRAYVEIPDVVRETIREIGYTSGDMAFDYESCAVLSSIKRQSPDIAMGVDRDGAGDQGMMFGFACRETPELMPLPIQLAHRLVEQQAHVRRERLIPGLRPDAKSQVTIEYNGQRPVRVDTLVLSTQHDKTWNDRQADLKKQIIEHVFKPVLGEWWNPGVTCHVNPTGRFEIGGPHGDCGLTGRKIIVDTYGGRGRHGGGAFSGKDPTKVDRSAAYMCRYIAKNVVAAGLADVCEVQVSYAIGVAEPTSVFIDCQGTAKADEDKIARAVREVFPLTPRGIIDTLGLRAPIYRSTARHGHFGRQPQGALFAWERTDKAELLKKSIA; this is encoded by the coding sequence ATGGGCAGGTCCCACCTCTTCACCTCAGAGTCCGTCTCAATGGGCCACCCCGACAAGGTCGCCGACCAGATCTCCGACGCGATTCTCGACGCCATGCTCGGCGAGGATCCGTACTCCCGAGTCGCGTGCGAGACGATGGTCTCAACAGGAATGGTGGTCGTCGCAGGTGAAGTGACCACGCGGGCATACGTCGAGATACCCGATGTCGTCCGTGAGACGATCCGCGAGATCGGGTACACCTCTGGTGACATGGCATTCGACTACGAATCGTGCGCAGTGCTCTCATCCATCAAGAGGCAGTCGCCCGACATCGCCATGGGCGTAGATAGAGACGGCGCGGGTGACCAGGGAATGATGTTCGGATTTGCCTGCCGCGAGACGCCGGAACTCATGCCGCTTCCGATCCAGCTCGCCCACCGGCTGGTCGAGCAGCAGGCCCATGTCCGCCGCGAACGCCTCATCCCCGGCCTGCGGCCCGACGCGAAGAGCCAGGTCACTATCGAGTACAACGGGCAACGCCCCGTGCGTGTCGATACGCTTGTTCTTTCCACCCAACACGATAAAACTTGGAATGACCGTCAGGCAGATCTCAAGAAGCAGATCATCGAGCATGTCTTCAAACCCGTGCTCGGCGAATGGTGGAATCCCGGCGTCACGTGCCACGTGAACCCTACCGGCCGCTTCGAGATCGGCGGACCGCACGGAGACTGCGGGCTCACGGGGCGCAAAATCATCGTCGATACATACGGCGGTCGAGGACGGCACGGCGGCGGCGCCTTCAGCGGCAAAGACCCGACCAAGGTGGATCGCTCCGCGGCGTACATGTGCCGCTACATCGCAAAGAACGTCGTCGCGGCGGGTCTGGCCGACGTATGCGAGGTTCAGGTCTCATACGCGATCGGGGTCGCCGAACCAACGAGCGTGTTCATCGACTGCCAGGGGACCGCGAAAGCCGACGAGGACAAGATCGCAAGAGCCGTTCGTGAGGTCTTCCCGCTGACGCCCCGCGGCATCATCGACACCCTCGGCCTTCGCGCACCGATCTACCGATCCACTGCCCGTCACGGCCACTTTGGTCGCCAGCCCCAGGGTGCCCTCTTTGCCTGGGAACGCACTGACAAGGCCGAACTCCTCAAAAAGTCCATCGCGTGA
- a CDS encoding sulfotransferase family 2 domain-containing protein: MSSGHGTLIFLHLPKTGGTSLRATLIDSISPRPSIKLMNHDHTPLLAMKREERAALGLVEGHMLYGVHEHLPGPYSYITLLREPVARLRSWHRYVLQTPRHRFHGVVAQGGLSLGDCVSRRMTPELDNDMTRTLASVGREGTPFGAVTRQMFEVACERLSSIQFIGTTERLGEFHAMLCDRMGWQAHPVKHLNRTTTEITGVAADIRASPSDDAEGSDAAQMIREVNRFDHALWEQAAVILDHDLAECRQGI; this comes from the coding sequence ATGTCCTCTGGCCACGGAACGCTGATTTTCCTTCACCTCCCCAAGACCGGAGGCACAAGTCTCCGTGCCACGCTGATCGATTCAATATCCCCGCGCCCCTCGATCAAACTCATGAACCATGACCACACCCCTCTGCTGGCTATGAAGCGGGAGGAAAGGGCCGCTCTCGGGCTCGTCGAGGGGCACATGCTGTACGGAGTCCACGAGCATCTCCCGGGGCCGTACTCATACATCACCCTGCTTCGTGAGCCGGTCGCACGACTTCGTTCGTGGCACCGGTACGTCCTCCAGACCCCGCGTCACCGATTCCACGGGGTGGTCGCCCAAGGCGGGCTCTCATTGGGCGACTGTGTCAGCCGGCGCATGACACCCGAACTCGACAACGACATGACTCGGACGCTCGCCTCCGTCGGGCGGGAGGGCACACCATTTGGTGCTGTCACACGACAGATGTTCGAGGTGGCGTGCGAGCGGCTGTCATCCATCCAATTCATTGGAACGACCGAGCGGCTGGGCGAGTTCCACGCGATGCTCTGCGATCGGATGGGCTGGCAGGCACATCCAGTGAAGCACCTCAATAGGACCACGACCGAGATCACAGGGGTTGCTGCGGATATCCGAGCGAGCCCTTCCGACGACGCCGAGGGCTCAGACGCTGCACAGATGATCCGTGAGGTCAATCGGTTTGACCACGCCCTCTGGGAACAGGCGGCAGTCATCCTTGACCATGATCTTGCCGAGTGTCGCCAGGGAATCTGA
- the purM gene encoding phosphoribosylformylglycinamidine cyclo-ligase: MARKASTRPSVPSKTRPDVASDVSQRSLTYADAGVDLDTYDQFIDTVDSVLKRTHGPRVIQNPGGFAGLFRLDYNEKLFKRNYKDPVLVACTDGVGTKVSLASKARIFDGLGIDLVAMSVNDLIVQGAEPLIFLDYIAVEKVDKRVLGTLLKSVAEGCRIAGCALIGGETAEMPGVYRSGELDMAGFAVGVVELRRAMNPLRVLPGDVVLGLASSGVHSNGYSLVRKVVEHAGLELDRVYPELEGPKGEDKGKTLAQVLLTPTRIYADSIVRTMRQYKVKQVVSGMAHITGGGLADNLVRALSDKVDARIDAGSWPTLPVFRFLQKHGNIAETEMRRVFNMGIGYCVIVKPTFADAVAERLAKCGEKVYPIGKIVKGTGKVTGA, from the coding sequence ATGGCCCGAAAGGCATCGACCAGACCATCCGTTCCCTCCAAGACGCGTCCGGACGTCGCTTCGGACGTTTCCCAACGATCCCTCACCTACGCGGACGCGGGGGTGGATCTCGACACATACGACCAGTTCATCGATACGGTCGATTCGGTGCTCAAGCGGACGCACGGGCCGAGGGTGATCCAGAACCCGGGGGGATTCGCCGGCCTCTTCCGGCTCGATTACAACGAGAAGCTCTTCAAGCGGAACTACAAGGATCCGGTGCTCGTCGCGTGCACTGATGGCGTTGGGACCAAGGTCTCGCTCGCTTCGAAGGCAAGGATCTTCGATGGGCTGGGGATTGATCTGGTGGCGATGAGTGTCAATGACCTCATCGTGCAGGGTGCTGAGCCCCTGATCTTTCTGGATTACATCGCGGTCGAGAAAGTGGATAAGAGGGTGCTGGGCACGCTTTTGAAGAGTGTTGCCGAGGGGTGCAGGATCGCTGGGTGCGCACTGATCGGCGGGGAGACCGCGGAGATGCCAGGCGTGTACCGCTCTGGGGAGCTCGACATGGCGGGCTTTGCCGTGGGCGTGGTGGAATTGAGACGGGCGATGAACCCACTCCGTGTCCTGCCCGGAGATGTTGTTCTTGGGCTTGCTTCCAGCGGCGTTCACTCCAACGGATACTCGCTCGTGCGCAAGGTCGTCGAGCACGCGGGCCTCGAGCTGGACCGTGTCTATCCGGAGCTTGAAGGACCAAAGGGCGAGGACAAGGGCAAAACGCTGGCTCAGGTGCTGCTGACGCCGACCCGGATCTACGCCGATTCAATCGTTCGGACGATGCGTCAATACAAAGTGAAACAGGTCGTCTCGGGCATGGCGCACATCACTGGAGGCGGACTGGCCGACAATCTCGTCAGGGCGCTGAGCGACAAGGTCGATGCCAGGATCGATGCCGGCTCATGGCCGACGCTGCCGGTCTTCCGGTTCCTCCAGAAACACGGCAATATCGCAGAAACTGAGATGCGCCGTGTCTTCAACATGGGGATCGGATACTGCGTGATCGTGAAGCCCACTTTCGCCGATGCGGTCGCTGAGCGCCTTGCGAAATGTGGCGAGAAGGTCTACCCGATTGGCAAGATCGTGAAGGGGACGGGCAAGGTTACGGGCGCGTGA
- the radA gene encoding DNA repair protein RadA encodes MAKSREVYVCTSCGAAHPRWMGKCSDCGAWDSLEKRARDAASEKDPQRGLVEAWSTVGAEHVADSPVSGDRGAGAVPIAEAGRGAETVRISSGIGELDRVLGGGLVEGSVVLLGGEPGIGKSTLLLQGAASWASHGARVLYVSSEESAEQVRSRAERLGAADEKELFVLADTNLARIVEQARRIVPGVMVIDSAQMIYKSDIPAGPGSVTQLRRCVADLVYLAKASGIAVVLVGHVTKEGTLAGPRIVEHLVDVVLNFEGDRYHAHRIVRAVKNRYGTTMELGIFEMTGTGLREAPEGAGVAAVQGNEGSGPRPGSVVCPIVQGSRCVLVEVQALTATGFLGAAKRKSSGLDSNRLAMLIAVLEQHAGMRLADMDVFASSVGGLRVVEPASDLALLLAIAGAHRRRSTPPRTAAVGEVGLGGEIRPVTQIEQRVRESARLGYTRILVPEPNRAQATAAGIDAIGVRNIDQAIEILGS; translated from the coding sequence ATGGCCAAGTCGCGAGAGGTCTACGTCTGCACTTCATGTGGTGCCGCACATCCCCGCTGGATGGGGAAGTGTTCAGACTGCGGAGCATGGGACTCACTGGAGAAACGGGCGAGGGATGCTGCCAGCGAGAAGGACCCTCAGCGCGGTCTTGTAGAGGCATGGAGCACCGTCGGAGCCGAGCATGTCGCTGACAGCCCCGTTTCGGGCGATCGGGGTGCGGGGGCGGTTCCGATCGCTGAAGCCGGCCGCGGCGCGGAGACTGTGCGTATTTCCAGTGGGATTGGAGAGTTGGATCGGGTGCTCGGTGGAGGGTTGGTCGAGGGGAGCGTCGTGTTACTGGGCGGTGAGCCCGGCATCGGCAAGTCGACCCTGCTTCTGCAGGGCGCGGCCTCCTGGGCAAGCCATGGGGCTCGTGTCCTGTATGTGTCAAGCGAGGAATCCGCGGAGCAGGTTCGTTCAAGAGCCGAGCGTCTGGGTGCTGCGGATGAGAAGGAGCTGTTTGTTCTCGCGGATACCAATCTTGCCCGGATCGTCGAGCAGGCCAGGCGGATCGTGCCCGGCGTGATGGTGATCGATTCAGCCCAGATGATCTACAAGTCTGACATCCCCGCAGGCCCGGGGAGCGTGACCCAGCTGCGTCGGTGTGTCGCGGATCTCGTCTATCTGGCGAAGGCGTCGGGGATTGCGGTTGTGCTTGTCGGACACGTGACCAAGGAGGGGACACTCGCCGGTCCGCGGATCGTCGAGCATCTGGTGGATGTCGTCCTGAACTTCGAGGGAGACCGGTACCACGCGCACCGAATCGTTCGCGCCGTGAAGAACAGGTACGGAACCACGATGGAGCTCGGCATCTTTGAGATGACCGGCACAGGGCTCCGCGAGGCGCCCGAGGGTGCGGGCGTCGCGGCGGTCCAGGGGAACGAAGGGTCGGGTCCACGTCCTGGTAGCGTCGTGTGTCCGATCGTTCAGGGATCTCGTTGTGTCCTCGTTGAGGTGCAGGCGCTCACTGCGACGGGGTTCCTCGGCGCCGCGAAACGCAAGTCGAGCGGGCTCGATTCCAATCGACTCGCGATGCTGATCGCCGTGCTGGAGCAGCACGCCGGCATGCGGCTCGCAGACATGGACGTCTTCGCAAGCAGTGTCGGAGGGCTTCGGGTCGTCGAGCCCGCGAGTGACCTCGCGCTGTTGCTGGCGATCGCGGGCGCGCACCGCAGACGATCGACGCCGCCACGAACTGCGGCGGTCGGTGAGGTCGGTCTCGGGGGCGAAATCCGCCCTGTCACGCAGATCGAGCAACGCGTTCGAGAATCGGCCCGACTCGGGTACACGCGAATTCTTGTTCCTGAGCCGAATCGAGCGCAGGCCACAGCCGCGGGCATCGATGCGATCGGCGTCCGGAACATCGATCAGGCAATCGAGATCCTCGGCTCCTGA
- a CDS encoding YncE family protein: MRYLVTAAALAATLSITEASAQPTFVNFETPPVHPITLTPDQSRLLAVNLADARLEVFSIVAGLPIPIGSIPVGYDPVSVRARSNSEAWVVNHISDTVSVIDLNAMRVIRTLRTDDEPCDVVFAGTPERAFVSCSQANTVLVFDPANLAAAPIRIPLLAEDPRAMATSPDGTKVYVAAYESGNRTTILGGGIDPAAAGTLAFPPNVVNDSAGPWGGVNPPPNDGIAFTPALAPGLPTPPRVGMIVRQNSTGQWMDDNGGDWTSLVSGPDAAKSGRPVGWGLYDHDVAVIDTATLSVSYITDFMNINMAIATNPATGHIAVVGTDATNEIRFEPNVKSTFIRSIVASVDPSAGTGGWAKDLNPHLTYAVTSIPQSQRNRSIGDPRAVVFTPAGDRAFVAGMGSNNLTIINTAGDRIGAPDTINVGQGPSGLVVSAANNTLYVLNRFDASVSVVDLASNSVVATASYYDPTPEAIRLGRPFLYDTHLTSGLGQASCASCHVDARTDRLAWDLGDPAGAVDPLTGNNLGAGITGLTPGTTPIPFAPFHPMKGPMTTQTMQDIIGHEPHHWRGDRRGIEAFNGAFVGLLGDDTLLTPAEMQRFEDFLASIHFPPNPFRNLNNSLSTNLPLPGHVSGGRFSPAGTPLPNGNAAAGLTLYRSTTRRLDGGAFACVTCHALPTGGGPDATFSGGSWVPFPVGPLGERHQQLVSVDGSTNRAIKTPQLRALYDKVGFDSTNTRSLSGFGVLHDGSVDTLARFVSEPAFNVANDTEVANLVAFLLSLSGGDLPAGTANNMLIPPGVPSKDARAAVGKQVTLVSLATATSAEIADLNVFLEQAVSSRTGLIVKGTLSGEQRGFAYDPAAARYLSDRIGETYTDTQLRSLAAPGSELTWTVVPKGTEIRMGIDRDMDGWLDRNEIDVCTSEANPASYPGGPLSPDINADLIIDILDLLEYMDAFGTCSGSPAPCTSSSGVSGDFNDDGWTDILDFLEFFEYFGSCS; encoded by the coding sequence ATGCGATATCTTGTCACCGCCGCCGCCCTCGCGGCAACCCTGTCGATTACCGAAGCATCAGCTCAGCCGACCTTCGTCAACTTTGAGACCCCACCCGTACACCCAATCACCCTGACACCCGACCAGTCACGGCTTCTCGCGGTGAACCTTGCCGATGCGCGTCTCGAGGTATTCTCGATCGTTGCGGGGCTTCCGATCCCCATCGGGTCGATCCCTGTCGGGTATGACCCTGTCTCGGTCCGAGCCAGATCGAATTCAGAGGCGTGGGTCGTCAATCACATCTCAGACACCGTCAGCGTGATCGACCTGAACGCGATGCGCGTCATCAGAACGCTTCGTACCGACGACGAGCCGTGCGATGTCGTATTCGCAGGAACACCTGAACGGGCGTTCGTCTCATGTTCACAGGCGAATACCGTGCTGGTCTTCGATCCTGCCAATCTTGCCGCCGCGCCGATCCGAATCCCGCTGCTCGCGGAGGATCCTCGCGCCATGGCAACCAGCCCGGACGGCACGAAGGTGTACGTCGCCGCGTACGAGTCTGGCAATCGTACGACCATTCTCGGCGGAGGGATTGATCCCGCAGCCGCCGGGACTCTCGCATTCCCGCCAAATGTCGTGAACGATTCAGCGGGTCCATGGGGCGGCGTGAATCCTCCCCCGAATGACGGCATTGCCTTCACTCCCGCTCTTGCTCCCGGGCTTCCGACGCCGCCGCGTGTCGGCATGATCGTTCGGCAGAACAGCACAGGCCAGTGGATGGACGACAACGGGGGCGATTGGACCAGTCTCGTTTCAGGACCAGACGCCGCCAAGTCCGGGAGGCCCGTGGGCTGGGGTCTCTACGACCATGATGTCGCCGTAATCGATACAGCCACGCTCTCGGTCTCCTACATCACGGACTTCATGAACATCAACATGGCGATCGCGACGAATCCGGCGACCGGACATATCGCCGTTGTCGGAACCGATGCGACAAACGAGATCCGCTTCGAACCAAACGTGAAGTCAACGTTCATCCGATCGATCGTCGCTTCCGTCGATCCCTCGGCTGGAACGGGCGGCTGGGCGAAGGATCTCAATCCGCACCTGACATACGCCGTGACATCCATCCCGCAGTCACAGAGGAATCGCTCGATTGGAGATCCGCGAGCGGTTGTCTTCACACCTGCGGGCGACCGCGCATTTGTCGCGGGGATGGGCTCGAACAACCTGACCATCATCAACACGGCGGGCGATCGCATCGGTGCCCCGGACACGATCAACGTCGGACAGGGCCCTTCGGGTCTTGTGGTCTCCGCCGCGAACAACACGCTGTATGTGCTCAACCGATTCGATGCCTCTGTCTCCGTGGTTGATCTGGCCAGCAACTCTGTGGTTGCAACCGCCTCCTACTACGACCCGACGCCAGAGGCGATCAGACTCGGACGCCCATTCCTTTACGACACCCATCTCACGAGCGGTCTCGGCCAGGCATCCTGCGCGTCCTGCCATGTGGATGCTCGCACCGACCGCTTGGCCTGGGATCTTGGCGATCCGGCTGGCGCGGTCGACCCGCTCACCGGCAACAACCTGGGTGCTGGCATCACGGGGCTCACGCCCGGCACAACGCCGATCCCGTTCGCGCCGTTCCATCCCATGAAGGGGCCGATGACGACCCAGACGATGCAAGACATCATCGGGCACGAACCGCACCACTGGCGTGGAGACCGCCGCGGCATTGAAGCGTTCAACGGTGCTTTCGTGGGGCTCCTGGGTGACGACACCCTGCTCACACCAGCCGAGATGCAGCGGTTTGAAGACTTCCTCGCCAGCATCCACTTTCCGCCGAATCCATTCAGGAACCTCAATAACTCTCTCTCGACAAACCTACCCCTCCCCGGGCACGTCTCAGGCGGCAGGTTCTCACCTGCGGGAACCCCGCTGCCGAACGGCAATGCCGCAGCCGGTCTGACGCTGTATCGGTCGACGACGCGGCGTCTCGACGGCGGCGCGTTCGCATGTGTCACATGCCACGCCCTGCCAACTGGCGGCGGTCCAGATGCAACATTCTCCGGCGGCTCGTGGGTGCCCTTCCCGGTCGGTCCGCTTGGCGAACGCCACCAGCAGCTCGTTTCCGTGGACGGCTCGACGAATCGAGCGATCAAGACGCCGCAGCTCCGCGCCCTCTACGACAAGGTCGGGTTTGATTCGACAAACACCCGTTCGCTCTCGGGGTTCGGCGTGCTTCACGATGGAAGCGTGGACACGCTCGCAAGGTTCGTTTCCGAACCGGCATTCAATGTCGCGAACGATACCGAAGTCGCGAATCTGGTCGCTTTCCTTCTCTCACTCTCAGGTGGCGACCTGCCGGCGGGGACTGCGAACAACATGCTCATCCCCCCTGGAGTTCCCTCGAAGGATGCCAGAGCAGCCGTGGGGAAGCAGGTGACCCTGGTCTCGCTGGCGACCGCCACGTCAGCCGAGATCGCGGATCTCAACGTCTTTCTCGAACAGGCGGTCAGTTCTCGAACAGGACTCATCGTCAAGGGAACGCTGAGCGGCGAGCAGCGCGGCTTCGCGTACGACCCGGCCGCCGCACGCTACCTCTCCGATCGCATCGGCGAGACCTACACAGACACGCAACTCCGCTCGCTGGCAGCCCCCGGCTCCGAACTCACATGGACGGTCGTTCCGAAGGGAACCGAGATCCGCATGGGCATTGATCGAGACATGGATGGCTGGCTTGATCGAAACGAGATCGATGTCTGCACGAGCGAGGCAAACCCCGCTTCATATCCAGGTGGACCGCTCTCGCCTGATATCAACGCAGACCTGATCATCGATATCCTCGATCTGCTCGAGTACATGGACGCATTCGGCACTTGCTCCGGCTCACCCGCGCCATGCACCTCATCGAGTGGCGTCTCCGGCGATTTCAATGACGATGGGTGGACTGATATCCTCGATTTCCTTGAATTCTTCGAGTACTTCGGCTCCTGCTCCTGA
- a CDS encoding RNA-binding protein: protein MNIYVGNVSFSMTESELRSLFEPYGQVMRASIVMDRETGRSRGFGFVEMANDDEARKAIEEVNGKDVGGRALKVNEARPREQGGGGGGFGGGGGRRGGGGGGYGGGGGGGRRGGGYGGDRGGDRGGDRW, encoded by the coding sequence GTGAATATCTATGTCGGCAATGTTTCGTTCTCGATGACCGAGTCAGAGTTGAGGAGTCTCTTCGAGCCGTACGGACAGGTGATGAGGGCATCGATCGTGATGGACCGCGAGACCGGTCGCTCCCGCGGGTTCGGCTTCGTCGAGATGGCGAACGACGACGAGGCACGGAAGGCGATCGAGGAAGTGAACGGCAAAGACGTGGGAGGCCGCGCATTGAAAGTCAACGAGGCCCGGCCTCGCGAGCAGGGCGGCGGTGGCGGCGGATTCGGTGGGGGTGGCGGACGTCGCGGTGGCGGGGGTGGTGGGTATGGCGGAGGCGGTGGTGGCGGCCGCCGGGGAGGCGGATATGGCGGAGACCGTGGCGGTGATCGTGGAGGAGACCGCTGGTGA
- a CDS encoding tetratricopeptide repeat protein yields MAREPITLTDVHALLASGKTDEARRALQAILQREPKAHAPNLLAAQLAAQREDHAQAVHHARIALDASPGDAQILKSLTHSLVSMQRFDEAIEAYREALRRDPLNSSAMLALSGIFLRADRLSDAEKIMETAVSSRSDLRELWHEYAVLFLCTGRAAEALAILERAGIRHPQASDIAIAAASISNYVPGLSPDRIRQLHDRAARLFAPPGLAPVASFLNTPDQDRPLTVGFVSGDFHSHSISYFLLPLLERIDRSRVKPELFWTGKSRDATTERFMSLARLHTCRGRPPSDVAREIRSLGVDVLIDLSGYTMDHGLHLFALKPAPVQLSAIGYPASTRLKAIDARIGDSITDTPEADRHDRVLRLDPCFLCYQPPADPLPDIDDPSRPPTFGSFNSITKINPLQLSRWAALLRSVPHSRLLLKADMRLTAVVSAITGAFKREGIEPDRLQFMQNTATPSEARALYGHIDVALDTYPYNGTTTTCESLWMGVPVVTLRGETHVQRVSASILSAIGLQELIAETNDEYNHIAAQLVSDRPRVRALRDTLRERMLSSPLCDATAYATRFESAIRAAWRAWCESVTHRAESQPPSS; encoded by the coding sequence GTGGCAAGGGAACCCATAACGCTTACAGATGTTCATGCGTTGCTCGCGTCCGGCAAGACCGACGAAGCTCGACGCGCCCTGCAAGCCATCCTCCAGCGTGAGCCAAAGGCACACGCTCCGAATCTTCTCGCGGCTCAGCTCGCGGCGCAGAGGGAAGACCACGCCCAAGCCGTCCATCATGCGCGCATCGCGCTCGATGCCTCGCCCGGTGATGCCCAGATTCTGAAGTCGCTTACTCATTCGCTGGTTTCTATGCAACGCTTCGATGAAGCGATCGAGGCGTACAGAGAGGCATTGCGGCGGGATCCCTTGAACTCCTCGGCAATGCTCGCGCTCTCAGGCATCTTCCTTCGCGCTGACCGGCTCTCTGACGCCGAGAAGATCATGGAAACCGCGGTCAGCTCGCGGAGTGATCTGCGTGAGTTATGGCACGAGTACGCGGTGCTCTTTCTCTGCACGGGGCGGGCGGCTGAGGCTTTGGCCATTCTCGAGAGGGCGGGGATCAGACACCCGCAAGCATCCGACATCGCGATCGCAGCGGCATCGATCTCGAATTACGTGCCCGGTTTGTCGCCAGACAGAATTCGCCAGCTCCACGATCGAGCGGCACGACTCTTTGCACCACCAGGACTTGCTCCAGTCGCTTCGTTTCTCAATACGCCAGATCAGGACCGGCCCCTGACGGTCGGGTTTGTTTCCGGTGACTTCCACAGCCATTCCATCTCGTACTTCTTGCTCCCTCTGCTCGAGCGGATCGATCGATCGCGAGTGAAACCCGAGCTCTTCTGGACGGGGAAGTCTCGCGATGCCACCACCGAGCGATTCATGTCCCTCGCACGGCTCCACACCTGTCGAGGGCGTCCTCCGAGCGACGTAGCCAGAGAGATTCGCTCACTGGGTGTCGACGTGCTAATCGACCTCTCTGGTTACACGATGGACCACGGGCTCCACCTATTCGCGCTGAAGCCCGCACCGGTTCAGTTGAGTGCCATCGGCTATCCGGCATCAACTCGCCTGAAAGCCATCGACGCCCGCATCGGCGATTCGATCACTGATACGCCCGAGGCCGATCGACATGATCGAGTGCTTCGACTCGATCCGTGCTTTCTTTGCTACCAGCCCCCCGCAGATCCGCTCCCAGATATCGATGATCCATCTCGTCCTCCCACATTCGGATCATTCAATTCGATCACCAAGATCAACCCGCTCCAACTGTCACGCTGGGCAGCACTCTTACGCTCTGTTCCCCACTCCCGACTGCTGCTCAAGGCGGATATGCGACTGACCGCGGTTGTGTCGGCGATCACGGGAGCATTCAAACGCGAGGGCATCGAGCCCGACCGCCTCCAGTTCATGCAGAACACCGCTACGCCGAGCGAGGCACGCGCGCTGTACGGCCATATCGACGTCGCACTTGACACATATCCATACAACGGAACGACCACCACATGCGAGTCGCTCTGGATGGGCGTTCCCGTGGTGACGCTTCGCGGTGAGACACATGTTCAGAGGGTTTCCGCTTCGATCTTGTCCGCAATCGGGCTGCAAGAACTGATTGCAGAGACCAACGACGAGTACAACCACATCGCAGCGCAACTCGTATCCGACCGGCCCAGGGTTCGAGCACTGCGCGACACGCTCCGTGAGCGAATGCTCTCCTCGCCGCTTTGCGATGCGACGGCATATGCAACTCGGTTTGAGTCCGCCATCCGGGCCGCATGGAGAGCTTGGTGCGAGAGCGTGACACATCGCGCAGAGAGCCAACCGCCCTCCTCATAA